The following proteins are co-located in the Planococcus plakortidis genome:
- the dat gene encoding D-amino-acid transaminase, with product MEWILSNGEIVKEKDLEISKEDRGYQFGDGIYEVIRVYEGDLFTATEHIDRFYASAEKIRITVPYTKDVFHKMLHDLVELNQIDNGQVYVQITRGAAPRNHQFPENAEPVVVGYTKSVERPVELLENGVRAVLIEDVRWLRCDIKSLNLLGNVMAKQQAYEEGYFEAILHRGDTVTEGSSSNMYGIKDGVLYTHPATNLILNGITRRVIFELCEELGIDVVETAFTKQQALEMDEFFLSSTTSEVMPVVEISGQKIADGTPGEWTRKLQKAFEARIKLGVIS from the coding sequence ATGGAATGGATTTTGTCTAACGGTGAGATTGTAAAAGAAAAGGATTTGGAGATTTCAAAAGAAGACCGCGGCTATCAATTCGGTGACGGCATCTACGAAGTGATTCGCGTATACGAGGGCGATTTGTTTACCGCAACGGAACATATCGACCGTTTCTATGCCAGCGCAGAGAAAATCCGCATTACGGTTCCTTACACGAAAGATGTGTTCCACAAGATGCTCCACGATTTGGTCGAGTTGAATCAAATCGACAACGGTCAAGTGTATGTGCAGATTACACGGGGAGCCGCTCCGCGCAACCATCAATTCCCAGAAAATGCCGAACCGGTTGTTGTCGGTTATACGAAATCGGTCGAGCGCCCTGTGGAACTCCTGGAGAACGGCGTGAGAGCAGTCCTGATCGAAGACGTGCGCTGGTTGCGCTGCGACATCAAGAGCTTGAACTTGCTCGGCAATGTGATGGCAAAACAGCAAGCTTACGAAGAAGGCTATTTCGAAGCGATCCTGCATCGCGGCGACACGGTGACAGAAGGCTCGTCATCGAATATGTACGGCATCAAAGACGGTGTTCTTTATACCCATCCAGCGACGAATTTGATCTTGAACGGCATCACAAGACGTGTCATCTTCGAGCTGTGCGAAGAACTGGGCATCGACGTGGTGGAAACAGCGTTCACGAAGCAACAGGCACTTGAAATGGATGAATTCTTCTTATCCTCGACGACTTCCGAAGTCATGCCCGTGGTTGAGATTTCGGGCCAGAAGATTGCGGATGGCACGCCTGGCGAATGGACGCGCAAACTGCAAAAGGCTTTCGAAGCGCGGATTAAATTGGGCGTTATTTCCT
- the pepV gene encoding dipeptidase PepV: MDWQQEAERRKEELLSELQELIAIPSVLSEDGSPGAPYGKEVRKALDWFLEKGERAGFEAKNIDNVAGHLETGEGEELLGILGHVDVVPAGDGWTKDPFGGEIADGKLFGRGAIDDKGPTIAAWMALKMVKDAGCDFKRRVRLIIGTDEESGFRCVERYFQTEEMPDIGFAPDADFPIINAEKGIADILYTLGSAKTGELLEFTSGARTNMVPDRAEATVILESGEIDAAFREFCQTEKVSGNCTPNAEGAVLTLQGKSAHAMEPDAGVNAGILLAKFLQDKVSGDGAGFVRFIAHYFGGDSRGRKLGLEYADDESGDTTFNAGIMRFKVGELADVRVSMRYSVSCPFDDMMAGHQIDGVKVTIASNSKPHHVDAADPFIQTLQEAYEKQTGEPADLLAIGGGTYARVLDKGVAFGMLFPGEPDVAHQADEFVDIDNLVKATAIYAEAIYQLACK; this comes from the coding sequence ATGGATTGGCAGCAGGAAGCAGAGCGGCGTAAAGAAGAATTGCTCAGTGAATTGCAGGAATTGATCGCAATTCCGAGCGTTTTAAGCGAAGACGGGAGTCCTGGCGCTCCTTATGGAAAAGAAGTGCGGAAAGCGCTAGATTGGTTTTTAGAGAAAGGCGAGCGTGCAGGATTCGAAGCGAAAAACATCGATAATGTGGCAGGGCATTTGGAAACCGGGGAAGGCGAAGAACTTCTTGGCATACTCGGACATGTCGATGTTGTGCCCGCAGGGGATGGATGGACAAAAGATCCGTTCGGCGGCGAGATCGCTGACGGGAAATTATTCGGACGTGGGGCTATCGACGACAAAGGGCCGACAATCGCTGCATGGATGGCGTTGAAAATGGTTAAAGATGCAGGCTGCGATTTTAAACGCCGCGTCAGGTTGATCATTGGGACCGATGAGGAAAGCGGATTCCGATGCGTGGAGCGATATTTCCAAACAGAGGAAATGCCGGATATCGGATTTGCGCCGGATGCGGATTTCCCGATCATCAATGCGGAAAAAGGCATCGCGGACATCCTCTACACTCTTGGTTCAGCAAAAACGGGCGAGTTGCTGGAATTCACTTCAGGGGCACGGACCAATATGGTGCCGGACCGTGCGGAGGCCACGGTGATACTGGAAAGTGGCGAGATTGATGCAGCATTCCGGGAATTTTGCCAAACGGAAAAGGTGTCGGGCAACTGCACGCCGAATGCTGAGGGGGCTGTGTTGACGCTGCAAGGCAAATCGGCGCACGCCATGGAGCCGGACGCAGGCGTCAATGCCGGCATTCTGCTCGCTAAATTTTTGCAGGATAAAGTTAGCGGAGATGGAGCCGGATTCGTCCGTTTTATCGCCCATTATTTCGGTGGCGATTCCAGGGGACGGAAGCTTGGGCTTGAATATGCGGATGATGAATCCGGCGATACGACATTCAATGCCGGGATTATGCGTTTCAAGGTGGGGGAACTGGCCGATGTTCGCGTCAGCATGCGCTATTCGGTCAGCTGCCCATTCGATGACATGATGGCGGGCCACCAAATAGATGGTGTGAAAGTAACGATAGCATCCAATTCTAAACCCCATCATGTCGATGCAGCGGATCCGTTCATTCAAACCTTGCAAGAAGCTTACGAGAAGCAGACTGGCGAACCGGCAGACTTATTGGCGATCGGCGGCGGCACTTATGCACGAGTACTCGATAAAGGCGTCGCGTTCGGCATGCTGTTCCCTGGCGAGCCGGATGTTGCGCATCAAGCCGATGAATTCGTCGATATCGACAATCTGGTAAAAGCGACAGCTATCTATGCAGAAGCCATCTATCAATTGGCGTGCAAATAA